Genomic window (Mycobacteriales bacterium):
ACGAGCAGCAGGTCGTCCCGCCGGGCGCCCCCGAGCACGGGCAGCACACCGAGGAGATCCTGCTCGACGCGGGCGTGGCATGGGAGCAGATCGAGAAGTACAAGGAACAGGGAGCGATCCTTTGACTCAGACGGCCGCCCCCGTCGAGTTCGACCCGTTCTCCGACGACTTCTACAACGCGCCGTGGGAGACCTACCGGCGGATGCGCGACGAGGCGCCGGTCTACTACAACGACAAGTACGACTTCTACGCGATCACCCGTCACGCAGACGTGCTCGCGGCGTACCGCGACACCGAGACGTTTTCCTCGGCCCGCGGCATCGATCTCGGGATGGTGCTGACCGGTACGGCGCCGCCGGTCCCGCTGGTGATCCTGATGGATCCGCCGGAGCACCGGACGATGCGCAGCCTGGTCAACCGGGTCTTCACGCCGAAGGCGGTCGGCAAGCTCGAGCCGATGGTGCGCGAGACGATCACGCGGTTCCTGTCGCAGTGTGACCCGGCCGGCTTCGACGTCGTACAGGACTTCTCGGCGCTGTTCCCAGTCGAGATCATCACGACGATGCTCGGTGTCGAGCCGCAGCACCGCCAGCAGATCCGGCACTGGATCGACAAGAGCCTCGAGCGCGAGCCGGGCTCGATCCACATGACGGCCGAGGGCGTCGAGGCCGGCATCGCGGGCGGGCTGTTCTACTTCGAGCTGATCCAGCAGCGTCGCGCCGATCCCAGGGACGACATGATCAGCGCGCTGATCGAGGCGCGCGTGCAGCGCGAGGACGGCACCGAGGCGGCGCTCGACGACGCCGAGATCGCCGGCTTCTGCAGTTTGCTCGGCGGCGCGGGCGCGGAGACCGTGACCAAGCTGATCGGCAACGCGGCCGTCGTGTTCTCGGAGAACCCGGACGTGTGGGAGCGGCTGAAGAACGACCGCGACCTCATCCCGGCGGCGGTCGAGGAGCTGCTGCGCTACGAGGCGCCCGCGCAGTACATGGTGCGCTGGACCGAGCGGGAGATCACTCTGCACGGCGTGACGATTCCCAAGGGCAAGGCCGTGATGATCGTGCCGGCTGCCGCCAACCGGGACGAGCGCGCGTTCGCCAACCCCGACGTCTTCGACATCGACCGGCCCCGCGAGGAGGCGGTCAACGTCGGTTTCGGTTACGGCATTCACAGCTGCCTCGGCGCCGCGCTCGCGCGGATGGAGAGCCGGATCGCGCTGGACATGCTGTTGGACTTCATGCCGCACTACGAGGTCGATCGCAACGGGCTTTCGCGGGTGGCGATGACCAACGTCTCCGGCTGGCACAACGTGCCGGTCAAGGTCCTGCAGTAACCAGCGGCTGATGCCGATCGACCCGAGCCAGGTCCGGCTCGACGGCCGGGTCGCGGTCGTGACGGGCGGCGGGTCGGGAATCGGGCGCGGAATCGCCGCGGGCTTCGTCGCGTTCGGTGCGAAGGTCGCGATCTGGGAGCGCACGGCCGAGACGTGCGCTGCCGCCGCCGAGGAGATCGGCGCGCTCGGCCTGACCACCGACGTCCGCGAGGCCGACCAGGTCGACGCGGCGCTCGCCCGCACCGTCGCGGAGCTCGGCACGCCGACGATCCTGGTCAACAACGCCGGCGGAGTGTTCGCCTCGCCGCTGCTGGAGACCTCAGAGAACGGCTGGGACGCGCTCTACCGTGCGAACCTGCGCCACGTGTTCCTCTGCACCCAGCGCGTCGCGCGGGCGATGGTCGCGGCCGGCGTCGGCGGCAGCGTCATCTCGATCCCGTCCATCGAGGGCGTGCGCGCCGCGCCCGGCTACGCGGCGTACGCGGCGGCCAAAGCGGGCGTCATCAACTACACCAAGACGGCCGCCCTCGAGCTCGCGCCGCACGGCATCCGGGTCAACGCGTTGGCGCCCGACTTCACGCTGACCGAGGGGCTGCGGGCGGTCGCGCACGACGGCGTCCTCGACGGGATGAGCAACATGGTCCCGATGGGTCGCGCCGGTCATGTCGACGAGATGGCGGGCGCTGCGGTGTTCCTTGCCTCGCCGCTCTCGGCGTACATCACCGGTCAGACCATCCACGTCGACGGCGGCACGCAGGCGGCCGGCGGCTGGTACCACCACCCCGAGACCGGGGTCTACACGTTGGGGCCGGCGAAGTGAAGTACTGGGTGACGTATCCGCTGATCGCGCACCCGTACGACCCGGCGTTCGTGACGAAGGACGCGCTGACCCGGTTCGCGCAGACGGCGGAGAAGGTGGGCTACTCCGGGATCGCGTTCACCGACCACCCGGCGCCGTCGGACCGATGGCTCAAGCAGGGTGGACACGACGCGCTGGACCCGTTCGCGGCGCTGTCGTTCATCGCCGCGGTGACCGAGACGATCCGGCTGATCCCGAACATCGTCGTCCTGCCGTATCGCAACCCCTTCATCGTCGCCAAGGCGGTCGCGACGATCGACGCCCTGTCCAACGGGCGCTTCACGCTGTCGACGGCGGTCGGCTACTCGAAGTCGGAGTACCGCGCGCTCGGGGTGGACTACGACTCGCGCAACGACCTGTTCGACGAGGCCATCGCGGTGTTGAAGGGCATCTGGACGCAGGACGACTTCGCCTTCGATGGCGCCAACTTTTCCGCCGTCGGACAGACCGCGAACCCCAAGCCCGCCAACGTCCCGATCTGGGTCGGCGGGAACAGCGCCCGGGCGCGGACGCGGGTGGCGGAGTTCGGCGACGGGTGGAACCCGTTCCCGGCGCCGAAGAGCCTGGCGGGAGCGGCGAAGACCGTCGTCCTCGAGACCGCCGAGGATCTCGCGCGGCTGCTCGACGACCTGTGGCGCAAGGTCGACGCGGCTGGCCGCGACCGTGCCGCGATCGACGTCTCGTTCGGTACGCCGAAGGGCGGGACGCCGGGCAAGGCGTCGTTCAACGCGGCCGAACACCTCGACGGGGTGGCCGAGCTGGCCGAGCTGGGCGTGACCTGGGTCGCGACCGGCGTACCGGGGGACTCCCTCGCGCACGCGCTCGAAACCCTCGAACAGTACGGTGCTGAAGTAATCAACGCAGGCTGACTCGGGCTGCAGACACAAAGGGGAATGGCATGGCGGACGGACAGACCGGCGAGCGCCGGCTCTACATCAACGGCGAGCTGCGCGAGGCGTCGTCCGGCGCGACGTTCGACAACATCAACCCGACCACCGAGGAGAGCCTCGGGGTGGTTGCGGACGGCACGGCTGAGGACATGGACGCCGCCATCGCCGCGGCCCGCAACGCCTTCGACAACACCTCCTGGGCGACCGACCATGCCTTCCGGGCGAAGTGCCTTCGCCAGCTGCACGAGGCGCTCGTCGCCGAGCAGGAGGACATCCGCCAGGAGCTGATCGCCGAGGTCGGGGCGCCGCTGCTCATCACCTACGGACCTCAGCTGGACGCGCCGCTGCAGGACGGCCTGCTGTGGCCGGCGG
Coding sequences:
- a CDS encoding cytochrome P450: MGADREVQGTGSDPLTQTAAPVEFDPFSDDFYNAPWETYRRMRDEAPVYYNDKYDFYAITRHADVLAAYRDTETFSSARGIDLGMVLTGTAPPVPLVILMDPPEHRTMRSLVNRVFTPKAVGKLEPMVRETITRFLSQCDPAGFDVVQDFSALFPVEIITTMLGVEPQHRQQIRHWIDKSLEREPGSIHMTAEGVEAGIAGGLFYFELIQQRRADPRDDMISALIEARVQREDGTEAALDDAEIAGFCSLLGGAGAETVTKLIGNAAVVFSENPDVWERLKNDRDLIPAAVEELLRYEAPAQYMVRWTEREITLHGVTIPKGKAVMIVPAAANRDERAFANPDVFDIDRPREEAVNVGFGYGIHSCLGAALARMESRIALDMLLDFMPHYEVDRNGLSRVAMTNVSGWHNVPVKVLQ
- a CDS encoding LLM class F420-dependent oxidoreductase → MKYWVTYPLIAHPYDPAFVTKDALTRFAQTAEKVGYSGIAFTDHPAPSDRWLKQGGHDALDPFAALSFIAAVTETIRLIPNIVVLPYRNPFIVAKAVATIDALSNGRFTLSTAVGYSKSEYRALGVDYDSRNDLFDEAIAVLKGIWTQDDFAFDGANFSAVGQTANPKPANVPIWVGGNSARARTRVAEFGDGWNPFPAPKSLAGAAKTVVLETAEDLARLLDDLWRKVDAAGRDRAAIDVSFGTPKGGTPGKASFNAAEHLDGVAELAELGVTWVATGVPGDSLAHALETLEQYGAEVINAG
- a CDS encoding SDR family oxidoreductase; its protein translation is MPIDPSQVRLDGRVAVVTGGGSGIGRGIAAGFVAFGAKVAIWERTAETCAAAAEEIGALGLTTDVREADQVDAALARTVAELGTPTILVNNAGGVFASPLLETSENGWDALYRANLRHVFLCTQRVARAMVAAGVGGSVISIPSIEGVRAAPGYAAYAAAKAGVINYTKTAALELAPHGIRVNALAPDFTLTEGLRAVAHDGVLDGMSNMVPMGRAGHVDEMAGAAVFLASPLSAYITGQTIHVDGGTQAAGGWYHHPETGVYTLGPAK